The Drosophila gunungcola strain Sukarami unplaced genomic scaffold, Dgunungcola_SK_2 000076F, whole genome shotgun sequence genomic interval CACTCGGGCCGCACAAAGTGCTCGTACACCAGCTGCCCGTTGAGGGCCACCAGTGAGACCTTGGTCACGTCCAGGCCACGACCCGTGTAGCTCATCTCGCAGTCAAGGGCGTAGGCAGCGGGCTCGTCGCCGTCGATGGATGAGGGCTGCTCCCGGTGCTGGGTCCGCACGAAGTCGTAGTAGGGTCCGTTGACCCCCACCACCGAGCCCGTCCACACGTGCCGGTCACTGAGGCAGCAGCCCGGCGAGGATTCCTCGCCCTCGTGGCAGCAGGTCCAGCGTCCATGGCAGACGCCGTCGTAGTAGCGCTGGTACTTGCCCGAGTGGTAGTGGCACTCCTCGCGCGTCAGGTACTGACCCGTCAGCTCGTCCACCAGGAAGTGCCGCTTGCAGCGGGCACAGGGCTTGGCCAGGCTGCGCTCCACCTGCACGTACTGGCAGTACTTGAGCTCCAGACCCAGTTCGCCATCGCagccggcggaggaggaggaggacacGGAGGAGGAGTTGGAGGACTCGCACTCGCTGCCGCTCCACTCGCCGCCGGACTCGGAGTCCAGGGAGCGGGGTGAGCTGTTCCCGGAGTCGCTCGAGGTGGCCACCTCCTCTTGGTTGCTTAACCCATCGTGGCAGTTGATCACGGTGACGGCCGGAGCAGTTTCCGCCAGGGCAGCGGCAAAACTCATGTGTGGCAGGCACTTGAAGATCTCGATGGCGCCCTCGTGCACCACGGATTCCACGGGAAAGCCGTAGACCCTTAGCAGATGGTGGTCGATGACATGGCGCCGCAGCTGCTGCATCACAGCCCGGTCGTCCAGATCCAGTTGCTCGTACTGGCGGAGCGGCGGCACCAGGAAGTTGGCGTTCTGCCTGCAACGGTCCCGCTCTCGGCGCCATTCCAGAGTGGCCACGCCGGGCATTAGGGAGCGCTCGATCCGCTTCCGGTTGCCATTCGCATGGGGCGAACTCGTTGGCGAACTGGTGGGCGAACTCAAGGCCGAGGAGGAGCTGCTGTCGCAGGTTTTCCGCTGCGCGTTGCTGCCGTGCTTCGAGATGTTGCTGCCGGGATGACCGCcaatgttgctgttgcacttGCCGGGtttcttgttgctgttgcgcttctgttgctgctgctgctgtgggtTGTTGCTGCCGGGGTTggactgttgctgttgctgacgCCACTTGCCACCAGCAGTCTGCTTGGCGGTTTTCTGGCCACCAATCGAGGCACTGGCTCCCGGCTTCTGGCCACAATTTTGGTCAGGATTGCGGAGCTGCTTCTGCTGGCGCTTTGAGCGCGACTTGTTGCCGCTGGGAGCACCTGCAACATGGCCACCGCCGTTGCCGCCATTCAAGTTGCCTTTCGGCTTGTTCAGATGCTCCCTGCTGGAGTCCATGTCCTCGCTGGTCGCCTCGCTGCTGGTGCTATTGCGATGACCCGGATTGTGCTGGCCCAGAAATTTGTCTGCAATAAAACATGGAAAAAGgggtaattaaattaatcaaaattattacaTATAACATTAAAAGAGCTTTAAGAATTGCatactttatttaataaagattcccaaagtaatttaaatatttcaatactTGGAGAATATTCATTTGTaataataaagattttaattttatggcctAATGATTTTCtcgtatttataaaatattatttttttttgttttgacacaTTTTTCAATAGAATTAcccttaaattttgtttatttcttgaATCTTATTCATTAAAAACCTCTTAGGAATTTcaaccaataaaataaaatattcgtttagaaattcaaattctgaTAACACGTTCGCACACAAGCGTAAAACTTACACGCTTATCAACAAACGCCACGTgcttttgagtatttttctctctctctctctcttttgtCGTTTCCATATCTccctttatttgttttattctaTGCTACACTTAGGAAAAACTTTGTATGGTTTGGTATTACGTTCGGATTCATATGATATTAATATATGATATTGGTTAAAAATAGTATAAGCTGGATCAAAAAGATTATTATGCTTTTTTCTGTTCTTGGTGTAGTGTTTTTTTTGCATCAAAGTTGGCtctaatataattttattttcaattataagAAAACTATTATGTTCTCATCATATGTAATACGAATGTTGCACATTTTTATCCCAAAGTGaagactattttttttgtcgtgtaaatgtatatatttaatttttgatagtgTGATTTGATTTAGGGAAGGTTACGCATGACTGGAAATTGACGCATGTGTGCGGCGTTTATACCTCGAGTTTTTGCTAATTCAGCTTATTTGGTTGCCACCCGACGGGTGGGTTAAAAGGGGGTGGGGCGTGGCTGGGGATGGGGAAGGGGGGCCTCGTGTTGACGCATTACAATTATACACATTTTATTATGACTATTATATGCCGcctgttattattatttctaccTATTAAGCGCTATACGTTGTCTCGGTTTCCGCATTTAGCTCATCATTTTCCCATTCCCCTTTTCAATTCTCGTTCTCAAGTTAATCATTAAAGTTCTAAAAGGGGTTCGTGGGGGGTGTTTTGTGGAGCGCCAAAAGGGGTTATAGAGGGGCATTTGAGCTGGCTTGACCTGTTGTCAAagattaatttaagttttttgggGCGAGGACTAATCACGCTGGATAAATAATTGATAGAATGAAACCACTTAAGCtttatttatgaatatttatacAACACCTAATGCTGCGTTATTAAACGCAATATAAAAGCAAGTTTCtcaaatcataatttaaataaaatattcaattagaaaatttacttttaaccttgcccaaatatttatttaaaatcaccAATATTAAGGACGGGTTTGGAGCTTAAgcttaaatgtttaatgagTGGTTAGTTAAGTATTGGTATTCAGTAGGGTAActctaaaaaaatacaaagtaaTGTATTCCAAgaacctttaaaaaataaaacattgagCATATAGTCTATCAAACGAAAAATTTTTGATCCTAGCCTAAAATTATCAATGCATATCCTATTGATGCGTTTGGAGCTtacatataaatgtttaataagtTGCTTGTTAAGAAATGATATTTAGCTAATAAGACATTGTATCAATCCCAGATCCTAACGATTATAAATCCTATCAAGCATTCTTTTCAATCTTAAACAGTCTATTATTTCTGGTATCTATCTACGATATTCAAAGTGACGCACTTTGAGCAAACTATAGTCTTCCTATTCCGTCAAGAGTCATCCGTCACTCAGAGGAGACTTATGACGCCTCTAAAGTCGACGACATTTTCTTATCTGTTTCCTAGACGGCGACTTGCGAATTGCCAACCGCTTCCTTGTAGTGAAAAGCGTTGGAGCGAACACTTCCTTAACACTAGTGTGCTACCCATATATGTACATTAGGgtggttaaataaaaaagtgatACATTTTAAGGAGcaataaatgtatttgaaaaccataccattttttttttaagttttatgtcTTGTgcaaaattttgtaaaaattactcatacgacacgtattaaatttgttgatcAAAGGCAATGGTACGTATTAGTGATATACTTTAAATCTCAGACGATAAGACacttttttttcccaaaattCATTCTGATGCGCCTTAAATGCAGTAGGCCCTAACATTTGCATGCAATTTAAGACCACCCCTATGTACATACATTTGTATTTAGCCCGTTTTGGGGCCCAGCAAGTGGCTGCCACTGGGAtcgaaattgaatttcaaagcGCGCATAGATAAATCATATGGCGAGGTGGGTTTGTTGACTTCGCCGCGTCGAAGGACGCCGAACACTAAGCACCCAGACGTGAGCTGCAAACCCAAAGACCCAATGGGATCATCAGGGGGCGAAGAAATGATATCGGGGCGGATCGAATTATTGTTTACATATGTACCACCCGCATATATGCTCGTCATAGGTATGTCCATCACGTATCATTTTCGTATAGTACATGGGGTATCATATACAAGTGCGTGGTCAACGATTAGATAAAGCGTGGCCGAAGTTTTTGGGCGTGTTTCGGTCCGACTTTTGGCCATCTGTGTGTCCAACTCTCGGAAGCCAACCGAAATGCTGCCTTTAAACGTTTTTACGACAGGCTCTACAATACGGCTTTATCGCCAACCAACGCACGCGCCAAACTCTCTAAACAGCCTTGAAAATCATATtagaatataaatatgtttatgcaCATAATATATGTACATCCGATTAAAAGAGAAACAAAGCGAAATTTATGAGTTTTATGATTCGCCAGCTAGCAAaggatatttaaataatgtcgCACTTTTCAGTGAACATTTTCCACGCACTTGCAAGGGCATTTAATCTCTCTTCATTGGCAGACATTAACTTTAGAAGAGGTACGGAAGTACATACACTTGAGAGCCCGCGATTAGATAGTTTAGTTAAACAGGTGAGACTAAAGTGTCAGGGGCTGACAAATGATAATCCATGAAAGTAAAACGGTGCATAAAGCACTCATTGTAAAAAGCGCTCGTGCTACAAAATACAACTGGCgttgaaattgatttaaatgcaaaatgtaaCTTTCATACTACGAGCGTGGCAACATGCAGGGGTCGATTTTATATACATGACAAAGggaaaatttatattgaatAATTTGGAGtacttaaaatacattgcCTAACTATAGTTTTGAAACGAACTATATCTATTCTATAGCGGATATTTGGTTCCGAGCTGTTGTGCTATATATTACCTATAACcgtacaataaaaatttaaaatcctATTCCTGTGCCAAGTGCTAGATTTCCCCTGTCTAGACTATGAAGGCTACCCACATTTGGTTACCGGGCAGTGATAAGATGTGCGTGTCCAGGGGCCCACAATTACTTTATACATATTCCCGACTGCCCAATTTCCAGTTACCTACGGCAACAGCGTCCAGTCCAAAAGTTCCCTCGATTGTCGCGATTGTCTCCGCACCTGTGATTGTGGCTCTGACTCTGATTGTGATTGTAGTCGAGTGCCGAAAGACGCCATTCTAATCAGCAAGCCCGAAATATATGGAATAGAAACAAATCAAATGCACTCTGATGGGAATTATATATTCAACAGCTGTTGAGTCGAGATAGGCCTTCCCCTTCGATGATGAATCGGTAACCCAAGGGGTCATAAATTACTTCGTCACTAATCTATTTACTCATCTCAGAAAAAGTGCCAAATTGGATTCAGCTAGGCAACACAATGCCGTTTAATTAGTTATCGGTGCGCAGTCAATTGTCAAGATAAGTCCATAAATATGAATTAGTTTATTAATCAACCCATATCTATATTTTGTGGGTCGCCTAGTGACGCAATCGATGTTGTGACGTCATGGGGTGACCCATTTTTATGGTAAAATCCAAACAGCATCCCAGGTAGTGTAATTTTCAACAACTTAAAAACGACCTTCGGCTTTATGCGGCGCTTCCTGTGCCAAGACAACGAACAAAATTACTCGTCTCGCAATTGGtttgtgcatttttaatgAGGCCCGAAAACTTGGCTttgggcaaaacaaaaaaaagcgaaaaaaaacaaaaaaaaaaataataactataaTACCAGTAAACATCATCGCGATAGTTAATTGTGAGCGAACACAACACGCTCACGTATGTCACAACATCCCGTCGTCAGTCCAAAGTTTTGGCATGGTCCCATAGTCGCCTTTAATGTAAACTAATATGAGTTTTATTAAtcaaatagaaataatatatgCGTATGCAAAATGCGGCCATTGAGGTCAGCAGAAGGGGGCACaaagatttaataatttccaaaccaaaaacaaaacagagcCGTAAAAAGCAATCCAAACGACCAAACGACGTATTTAAGGGTTAGCCAGATATATGTACATAACATATATAGTACTATATGTATACAGCTGTGTGCACGCAACCTCCAGATTGTTGTAATCAAATCATTAGATAATACCTGGACATCTGATCTGTTGGTTTCACTTATAAGGCAAACCTAGACTCGTAAATTTGCTTTATCAggcttttctttattttcattttggaaCCCATTTCAAAATAGCCCGATTAATAATCTTTATATCTTTATGTGCTTATAAGGTGTATTCTAAAAAACaatgtacaaaatatttacccTGCGATAAAAGTTCTAAGAATAACCTCATTTAAGTTAAGAGTGCCAGTTAATATCTATTGGGATACTTATTATGTTTtacgaaataataaataccCTTGTTTacaattctaaaatattttctaagaaTATATCAGTACTAAAATATGCTGGTTCTGGGAATCAGCACTAAACAGAAGTAATCCTTCTACTAAAAAAGATTAAGATTGCTGTAAAAAAAACGCAGATGGAGATAAATATAGTGATTAAGAAGAAGCCTGTCATTTGTCTTATCAATTATCTTTGTTATGCGAAGATGACATTATACATTTCTAAGCCCAAAAGTTATCTAATGTGTGATCGGACCTGATTTGTCTATTTCCAAGTGGTGACATAAGGCCTAAAAATCCCTTTCCTATCTGAACTTTCTCCCACGGATTAGCTGTTAGTGTAGCATACGGGCCACTGATCACCCACTGTACGAAGATCTCTCGGCGATCTTTGGTCTCCAAGCTCGTATCGGGTTGGATCGCATTGTGTCGGAGACGCGGACTCAGGCATTGGGTAAACGCCCGGTGCTTAAACGGCGAACACGTTAACCTTGACTATTGCCGGCGGCGGCAAATCACAGACACTGGTGCAGACAGCGCGGTGGGGCAGACAGGGGTTAAGCGGAGCTATTCCAAAGATCGGCAAAGAAATGCGAATGATGATGTGATGATCAAGCCGAAGCCGAACAACAATAAACGGAATGGCGAGCACTTTTTACGATTGTTATACAAGTAGTATTGCGGCTACAGATTTCTGCCGGCAGCACACTTTAATGGGTTAGTAATGCGAGTAGGCATCCGAGCTATGAGAGCAAGCTGCAGTGCGGATCATGAGCATATGTGCCACTAAGGTGTATAGCacataaaatagataaaaagcTCTTTAAGCCATTTTTCAAACAGATACTAAAGACTTTGcttaataaaaccaaatacTTTTTCAGCGCTACACTTATAGGCAGCACTGTTGTACCTGTCTGTTTTAGCCGATACCATCGAGGTGACTGTGTTTTATTGTGGCTTGATGCACCGTTAGTTGGCACCACTTAAAATGGCAAGCAAAAATTAGTTCAAGTTGTCTTTGGACTCGAATTGCAGCTGGCCTACAGAGAAAAACAATCGTTGGAGGAAGGTAAAGAGTTGGGGaaagatatatatagatatgtatcatatataccatatatagCCTCAAATCCGATTCGTGTGAGATTCAGTGAGGCGTGAAAAACGCATTCGCCAAATGTCGGACCGCAAAAACCGCACATGGAAGACATTCCTTTTGGCCAAGACAGTTATCTAATGAGTGTGTGCCATAAAAAAGGCTTAATGGCAGACTTTGGccataacattttaattggaaaaatgCTGTAAAGTCTAAAGCAGAGGTTTTTTGGGCCACTCAAAGATCATACTTAAGGGGATTTTAAAGTAAACTTtctaaatgtttaatgaataaaacaattttcctCTCGATCTGGCATACtatttattcaaattgtagtttttcaaatattcatccaaataaaagaaaacgaaatACCAAGTTCTGATCTCGTTTCGtattatttttggcatttaacGCTGCGGTGCGAATTTTTGCTTGTGCAATCCCGGAGATCTGAGATTTCGGAACTCGGTTCTCGACCACCCTTATTTCCATCCAAGTGCTAATCAATGACAAAACGATCGCTTATGTAATGATCgcccgcaaaaaaaaaacatctacTGTTGGTTCGGCTACACGTCGATTATCAGTTCATCGTTTGACCAAAATCGATCGACGACTGATACTACAGGCGTCCAACAATAATTCACCTGATACGGCAGAAATACGGCAAATAGCGAATATAAAAATGCTTAAGAGGCGCCAGCtgactgaaaactgaaaaatctGAACTCTAATCAGCTACCCCTCTATTGCGTCTTAGCTTTCCCCGTCCAGCGAATACACGTTTATTTTCGAGTCGAACGGTAACAACAAAAATGGGGACCTGATTCTGGAAAGTTTTGTTGATTACcgaccaaaaataaattatggaaaattctgacacaaaaacaaagacttaaatcaacaaaaaattaaaaatgaaggGATTCATTTCAAAACAACATATGGTTAATTTAGAAGAGatacaattaatttatgaatACAGTAAATGTGGTTGCTTTCCACATggaaagtaataattttattttcaaataaaataattaatcaaataatgaaggtcaaaaaaattatgtgtAACTATCGTCAGTAATCCCTTCCCAATCATAATTGCCAATCAATGAATTGGCAAGCCCTAAGCTCTTTCGTAAACACACATAATTTCCTGATGcgcataatttaaaaaaatgtccatagaatttgaatttttttatagcttGTTGATATTTTGATGACTTTTACGCCCTGCCTTTCTCGTAGG includes:
- the LOC128264646 gene encoding uncharacterized protein LOC128264646 isoform X2, producing MHFFLEDFLQVHLLKIYDKMQRCNQNSGNTTINTTSNTNSSSNKRCPQKYTGNNLASTNGMMAYQQHATATTATLQHGSNTGNKHTTRKSRYNTNKQHQQQQHHQQQQQSNAFGNIQKRNGIAGITGSESSPSRPPSNWLERGYGHRLASSSCIEDKFLGQHNPGHRNSTSSEATSEDMDSSREHLNKPKGNLNGGNGGGHVAGAPSGNKSRSKRQQKQLRNPDQNCGQKPGASASIGGQKTAKQTAGGKWRQQQQQSNPGSNNPQQQQQQKRNSNKKPGKCNSNIGGHPGSNISKHGSNAQRKTCDSSSSSALSSPTSSPTSSPHANGNRKRIERSLMPGVATLEWRRERDRCRQNANFLVPPLRQYEQLDLDDRAVMQQLRRHVIDHHLLRVYGFPVESVVHEGAIEIFKCLPHMSFAAALAETAPAVTVINCHDGLSNQEEVATSSDSGNSSPRSLDSESGGEWSGSECESSNSSSVSSSSSAGCDGELGLELKYCQYVQVERSLAKPCARCKRHFLVDELTGQYLTREECHYHSGKYQRYYDGVCHGRWTCCHEGEESSPGCCLSDRHVWTGSVVGVNGPYYDFVRTQHREQPSSIDGDEPAAYALDCEMSYTGRGLDVTKVSLVALNGQLVYEHFVRPECDIIDYNTRYSGITERDLRSGAKSLAEVQRDLLDLIAADTILIGHGLDNDLRALRLVHNTLIDTSISFPHCSGFPYRRALRHLTKVHLKREIQSGDGTTGHSSFEDSRACMELMLWRINRELDPTWSWED
- the LOC128264646 gene encoding uncharacterized protein LOC128264646 isoform X1 gives rise to the protein MKRFQQQQVPRFGKTAKFVPDDKMQRCNQNSGNTTINTTSNTNSSSNKRCPQKYTGNNLASTNGMMAYQQHATATTATLQHGSNTGNKHTTRKSRYNTNKQHQQQQHHQQQQQSNAFGNIQKRNGIAGITGSESSPSRPPSNWLERGYGHRLASSSCIEDKFLGQHNPGHRNSTSSEATSEDMDSSREHLNKPKGNLNGGNGGGHVAGAPSGNKSRSKRQQKQLRNPDQNCGQKPGASASIGGQKTAKQTAGGKWRQQQQQSNPGSNNPQQQQQQKRNSNKKPGKCNSNIGGHPGSNISKHGSNAQRKTCDSSSSSALSSPTSSPTSSPHANGNRKRIERSLMPGVATLEWRRERDRCRQNANFLVPPLRQYEQLDLDDRAVMQQLRRHVIDHHLLRVYGFPVESVVHEGAIEIFKCLPHMSFAAALAETAPAVTVINCHDGLSNQEEVATSSDSGNSSPRSLDSESGGEWSGSECESSNSSSVSSSSSAGCDGELGLELKYCQYVQVERSLAKPCARCKRHFLVDELTGQYLTREECHYHSGKYQRYYDGVCHGRWTCCHEGEESSPGCCLSDRHVWTGSVVGVNGPYYDFVRTQHREQPSSIDGDEPAAYALDCEMSYTGRGLDVTKVSLVALNGQLVYEHFVRPECDIIDYNTRYSGITERDLRSGAKSLAEVQRDLLDLIAADTILIGHGLDNDLRALRLVHNTLIDTSISFPHCSGFPYRRALRHLTKVHLKREIQSGDGTTGHSSFEDSRACMELMLWRINRELDPTWSWED